Proteins from a single region of Haloarcula laminariae:
- a CDS encoding DUF2237 family protein, with protein MESEANVLGGELEACSTDPTTGFMRDGYCYPLQRDPGRHEICAVMTDEFLQYSKAQGNDLVTPRPELDFPGLDPGDHWCVCVPRWIEAHEAGAAPPVDLAATSEDVLDDVELETLREYAHDGANAE; from the coding sequence ATGGAGAGCGAAGCCAACGTCCTCGGCGGGGAACTCGAAGCCTGTTCGACGGACCCGACGACGGGGTTCATGCGCGACGGCTACTGTTACCCGCTCCAGCGGGACCCCGGTCGCCACGAGATATGTGCCGTCATGACCGACGAGTTCCTCCAGTACAGCAAAGCCCAGGGCAACGACCTCGTCACGCCACGGCCGGAGCTTGACTTCCCCGGGCTCGACCCGGGCGACCACTGGTGTGTCTGTGTGCCGCGGTGGATAGAGGCCCACGAGGCGGGGGCGGCGCCACCGGTCGATCTGGCGGCGACGAGCGAGGACGTGCTCGACGACGTCGAACTGGAGACGCTCCGGGAGTACGCCCACGACGGGGCGAACGCGGAGTGA
- a CDS encoding flippase-like domain-containing protein has protein sequence MRQARRFVAGLGVGTAVFAGYLYTVGTETVLARATAIAPWAFALVVALVVLEGLADAIGIWASISPLNGGLSAPQSVQFAIAGGFFDILSPAGPVSSEPIMARFIGVATSTGYSEALGVRSVAKYVKSGGQLCLSALLGIFVLVGTPDARGVVSILGASIAGMLVAGGLVLASRRYISTGLVAVLTPVVSRLSGLLRDQPYDRAVVAGAVTRYWERVVEFRDASGLVSLIVLGGLLEQALTATALWVALAGVGESVALLPILVVIPLPQAASVVPIPGSLGAYDLLLGGALVLVTGATAGSATAAVLVVRTVSLPFGALAGGLCVAYLRGWRPGPDG, from the coding sequence GTGAGACAGGCACGTCGGTTCGTCGCCGGGCTCGGCGTCGGGACGGCCGTGTTCGCGGGCTATCTCTACACGGTCGGTACCGAAACGGTGCTGGCGCGAGCGACGGCCATCGCCCCGTGGGCGTTCGCTCTCGTCGTCGCCCTGGTGGTACTCGAAGGACTGGCCGACGCCATCGGCATCTGGGCGTCCATCTCGCCGCTGAACGGCGGGCTCTCGGCACCGCAGAGCGTTCAGTTCGCGATCGCCGGGGGCTTCTTCGACATCCTCAGTCCCGCCGGCCCGGTGAGTTCCGAGCCCATCATGGCCCGGTTCATCGGCGTCGCCACGAGCACGGGCTACTCGGAGGCGCTGGGCGTCCGCTCGGTCGCCAAATACGTCAAGTCCGGCGGACAGCTGTGTCTCTCGGCCCTGCTCGGTATCTTTGTCCTCGTGGGCACGCCGGACGCCCGGGGAGTGGTCTCGATTCTCGGGGCGTCGATAGCCGGGATGCTCGTGGCCGGCGGACTGGTACTCGCCTCGCGCCGGTACATCTCGACCGGCCTCGTCGCGGTCCTCACCCCCGTGGTCAGTCGCCTCTCCGGCCTCCTCCGTGACCAGCCCTACGACCGGGCCGTCGTCGCCGGCGCCGTGACCCGCTACTGGGAGCGCGTGGTCGAGTTCCGGGACGCGTCGGGGCTTGTCTCGCTCATCGTGCTCGGCGGACTCCTCGAACAGGCACTGACTGCGACAGCACTGTGGGTTGCGCTGGCCGGCGTCGGCGAATCGGTCGCCCTGCTTCCGATTCTCGTCGTCATCCCGCTTCCCCAGGCCGCGAGCGTCGTCCCGATTCCAGGGAGCCTCGGCGCCTACGACCTCCTGCTCGGCGGGGCGCTGGTGCTGGTGACCGGGGCGACGGCCGGCAGCGCGACCGCCGCCGTCCTGGTCGTCCGGACCGTTTCGCTCCCGTTCGGTGCGCTCGCTGGCGGCCTCTGCGTGGCGTATCTGCGCGGCTGGCGGCCCGGCCCCGACGGGTGA